In the genome of Anomalospiza imberbis isolate Cuckoo-Finch-1a 21T00152 chromosome 27, ASM3175350v1, whole genome shotgun sequence, one region contains:
- the USE1 gene encoding vesicle transport protein USE1 — translation MAATRLELNLVRLLSRCEALAAERRDPEEWRLEKYVAALEDMLRELKKQSSKPAPELLNEYSRKVDFLKGLLEAEKLSSSMEKALANQFLAPGRTPTTAKERTPATKTVHLQTKARCTGQMRSELLGTDPLAADDSEELNIRKRKGLTSDEKQSAVELDAVLQHHQDMQEKLAEEMLSLARSLKNNTLAAQNVIKQDNQTLSHSLRMADQNFEKLKDESDRLEQHAKKSVNWLLWIMLIVVCFIFISMILFIRIFPKLK, via the exons ATGGCCGCGACGCGGCTGGAGCTGAACCTGGTGCGGCTCCTGAGCCGGTGCGAGGCGCTggcggcggagcggcgggaCCCCGAGGAGTGGCGGCTGGAGAAG TATGTGGCTGCTCTGGAGGACATGCTCCGGGAGCTGAAGAAGCAGTCCAG CAAGCCAGCCCCTGAACTGCTGAATGAATACTCTCGCAAAGTGGACTTCCTAAAGGGACTCCTAGAAGCTGAAAAATTG TCTTCATCGATGGAAAAGGCTCTGGCAAACCAGTTCCTGGCCCCTGGGCGCACCCCGACGACGGCCAAGGAGAGAACCCCGGCCACCAAAACCGTCCACCTGCAGACCAAGGCGCGCTGCACGGGCCAGATGAGGAGCGAGCTGCTCGGCACG GACCCCCTGGCTGCTGATG ATTCTGAGGAGTTGAACATAAGGAAGCGAAA AGGCCTCACATCAGACGAGAAGCAGTCGGCAGTGGAGCTggatgctgtgctgcagcaccacCAGGACATGCAGGAGAAGCTGGCTGAGGAAATGCTCAGCTTGGCTCGCAGCCTCAAAAACAACACTCTGGCTGCCCAGAACGTGATCAAACAGGACAACCAG ACACTGTCACACTCCCTCAGGATGGCAGACCAAAACTTCGAGAAGCTCAAGGACGAATCTGACCGCCTGGAACAGCACGCCAAGAAATCTGTCAACTGGCTGCTCTGGATAATGCTAATTGTAGTTTGTTTTATATTCATCAGCATGATTCTATTCATCAGGATTTTCCCCAAACTGAAATGA